A genomic segment from Streptomyces sp. NBC_01233 encodes:
- a CDS encoding type IV secretory system conjugative DNA transfer family protein: protein MSQPSSSSDGYDIAFKVLLGAFAVAIPLAHLAWLGGNLTALATGNTRAAYRPADALIRPDQLWPGLGETSLLIGARILPVLALLALAAASGLWWSRHKGTLGGNRKRRIEGTAKAKDIAPVLAAAITDKARSLRPSLKDAQRIAPSDTGILLGNLQGSKTEVRMGWEDVAVAIMAPRSGKTTSLAIPSILAAPGAVLLTSNKAAGDAYTTCFDARSKVGRVWSMDPQQIAHAPRTMWWNPLADAKSLEGAGRLAGHFLAASVDASQQGDFWSKAGSNVLSQLFLAAALDNRPITDVMQWLAFPADRRPLDILRDHGFTAVAAQLKGTVEGPPETRDGVYETARQYASALLSADIATWVTPQKDVPEFHPADFVASTDTLFLLSKDGGGGASALIAACADSVMRAATSRAERSGGRLDPPMLAILDEAANVCKISDLPDLYSHLGSRGIIPITILQSYRQGQKVWSDAGMDAMWSAATIKVIGAGIDDPDFADKLSRLIGDHDVETKSTSISDSGKSTSISMRQERILPADRIRALPKGTALLFATGLRPAALDLRPWYLEPGAGDLAAASKAASEAITARAVAKAAPTQADFKKAA from the coding sequence TTGTCCCAGCCCAGCTCCTCCTCCGACGGCTACGACATAGCCTTCAAGGTCCTCCTCGGGGCCTTCGCCGTCGCCATCCCCCTCGCCCACCTCGCCTGGCTCGGCGGAAACCTCACTGCCCTGGCCACCGGCAACACCAGGGCCGCCTACCGGCCCGCCGACGCCCTCATACGCCCCGACCAGCTCTGGCCCGGCCTGGGAGAAACGTCCCTGCTGATCGGTGCGCGGATCCTGCCCGTCCTGGCCCTGCTCGCCCTGGCCGCCGCCAGCGGCCTGTGGTGGAGCCGCCACAAGGGCACGCTCGGCGGCAACAGGAAGCGCCGCATCGAGGGCACCGCTAAGGCCAAGGACATCGCACCGGTCCTGGCCGCCGCCATCACCGACAAAGCCCGCAGCCTGCGCCCGAGCCTGAAGGACGCCCAACGCATCGCCCCGTCCGACACCGGGATCCTCCTCGGCAACCTCCAGGGCAGCAAGACCGAAGTCCGGATGGGGTGGGAGGACGTAGCGGTCGCGATCATGGCCCCCCGCTCCGGCAAGACCACCTCGCTGGCGATTCCCTCCATCCTGGCCGCGCCCGGCGCCGTACTCCTCACCAGCAACAAAGCGGCCGGTGACGCCTATACGACCTGCTTCGACGCCCGCAGCAAGGTAGGGCGGGTGTGGTCGATGGACCCCCAGCAGATCGCCCACGCACCGCGCACCATGTGGTGGAACCCGTTGGCGGACGCGAAGTCTCTGGAGGGCGCGGGGCGGTTGGCGGGACACTTCCTCGCCGCGTCCGTGGACGCAAGCCAGCAAGGCGACTTCTGGTCCAAGGCCGGATCCAACGTCTTGTCTCAGCTATTCCTGGCCGCAGCCCTCGACAACCGCCCGATCACGGACGTGATGCAGTGGCTGGCCTTCCCCGCCGACCGGCGCCCCCTCGACATCCTGCGCGACCACGGTTTCACCGCCGTCGCAGCCCAGTTGAAGGGAACGGTCGAGGGACCCCCGGAAACCAGAGACGGTGTGTATGAGACCGCGAGACAGTACGCGTCCGCCCTACTCAGCGCCGACATCGCCACCTGGGTGACCCCGCAGAAGGACGTCCCGGAGTTCCACCCGGCCGATTTCGTGGCCTCCACCGACACGCTGTTCCTGCTCTCCAAGGACGGTGGCGGCGGAGCCTCCGCGCTGATCGCGGCGTGCGCGGACTCGGTGATGCGGGCGGCGACTTCCCGAGCCGAACGCAGCGGCGGACGCCTCGACCCGCCCATGCTCGCGATCCTCGACGAGGCCGCAAACGTGTGCAAAATCTCCGACTTGCCGGATCTGTACTCGCACCTGGGTTCCCGCGGGATCATCCCGATCACGATCCTGCAGAGCTACCGGCAGGGTCAGAAAGTGTGGTCGGACGCAGGCATGGACGCCATGTGGTCGGCGGCAACGATCAAGGTCATCGGTGCCGGCATCGATGATCCCGATTTCGCGGACAAGCTCAGCCGGCTGATCGGCGACCACGACGTCGAGACGAAGTCCACCTCTATCTCCGACTCGGGCAAGTCCACCTCGATCAGCATGCGGCAGGAGCGGATCCTGCCCGCGGACCGGATCCGCGCGCTGCCCAAGGGCACCGCCCTGCTCTTCGCCACCGGGCTCCGCCCGGCCGCGCTCGACCTGCGCCCCTGGTACCTCGAACCGGGCGCGGGCGACCTGGCCGCCGCGTCCAAGGCAGCCTCGGAGGCGATCACAGCGCGGGCCGTCGCCAAAGCCGCCCCTACGCAGGCCGACTTCAAGAAGGCCGCGTAA
- a CDS encoding DUF317 domain-containing protein, with protein sequence MNEPEKPPVLAQVTPRYLAGGGDPRWVTAPLQKAFRWQPAHIPLSPVVRLTRRDRQAELLLSPDPDEHWWTLHHTGTTAGEKAWTMRFGARTPAEIIAAATDALTTGPADSAADPMQVLEQAGWKRSVLEHQISSPDGFVTVSRHPLGALHIEVTAHDGPWTSEPTARTAWRAYFSDHTPPHLAAAVLAGMVSAEPLLRDEKEMAAFLRYSVRIARERVPAHQAEYALWDRVDRLAAHRTGTPLLPQPPGRSLPRRTR encoded by the coding sequence GTGAACGAGCCCGAGAAGCCGCCGGTACTCGCCCAGGTCACCCCCCGATATCTGGCCGGCGGCGGTGACCCGCGCTGGGTGACAGCCCCTCTTCAGAAGGCATTCCGCTGGCAGCCCGCACACATCCCCCTCAGCCCGGTCGTACGGCTCACCCGCCGCGACCGGCAGGCCGAACTGCTGCTGTCACCGGACCCGGACGAACACTGGTGGACCCTGCACCACACCGGGACCACCGCTGGCGAGAAGGCGTGGACCATGCGCTTCGGCGCCCGGACCCCGGCCGAGATCATCGCTGCCGCCACCGACGCCCTCACCACCGGCCCGGCCGACAGCGCGGCCGATCCGATGCAGGTCCTGGAGCAGGCCGGTTGGAAGCGCTCCGTCCTGGAGCACCAGATCTCCTCGCCCGACGGATTCGTCACCGTCTCCCGGCACCCTCTCGGCGCGCTGCACATAGAGGTCACCGCCCACGACGGCCCCTGGACCTCCGAGCCCACTGCCCGTACGGCCTGGCGGGCGTACTTCTCCGACCACACCCCGCCCCACCTGGCCGCCGCGGTCCTCGCAGGCATGGTCTCCGCCGAGCCCCTGCTGCGTGACGAGAAGGAGATGGCCGCCTTCCTGCGGTACAGCGTCCGCATCGCCCGCGAACGCGTTCCCGCCCATCAGGCCGAGTACGCCCTGTGGGACAGGGTCGACCGCCTCGCCGCCCACCGCACCGGCACACCGCTGCTGCCACAGCCACCCGGCCGATCTCTGCCGCGCCGCACCCGCTGA
- a CDS encoding ATP-grasp domain-containing protein — protein sequence MSLRPFVLVVAPGDDIYRGYCLRQVADAYDVAVITTGPITWEGPHVVDHEIVSDIEDEAGLFAAGEALAERRPIAGVVTWAEGHLTAVARLAEHLGLATTSVESVRTCRDKAASRAAFAAHGVPSARSTAANSLDEALSAASAIGYPVVVKPASVGGSIGVIKAETQEDLADAYAFATRGVQLHGGDNTVVLVEEYLSGEEVSVECVTYQGVTTAVAVTRKELGAEPLFEEIGHTLTAGDPLLETVAPIASAAVKATGTMNGIQHVELRLTPSGPRVIEVNARIGGDWIGWAVWRATGLSLPRIAADLAVGWAPDLTPARHQAVAIKVLYAPASGTLAERAIVGGFTEAAGWVHGPAWLMEEGDEVLLPPAGDLDSARIGLFATHAATLELAVARRTVTANHIAVTVTDSGRE from the coding sequence TTGTCCCTGCGTCCGTTCGTCCTCGTCGTCGCCCCGGGTGACGACATCTATCGCGGCTACTGCCTGCGCCAGGTTGCCGATGCCTACGACGTCGCCGTCATCACGACCGGTCCGATCACTTGGGAAGGACCCCACGTGGTCGACCACGAGATCGTCAGCGACATCGAGGATGAGGCCGGCCTCTTCGCTGCTGGTGAGGCGCTCGCCGAGCGCCGCCCGATCGCGGGCGTGGTGACCTGGGCCGAAGGACACCTGACTGCGGTGGCCCGGCTGGCCGAGCACCTCGGTCTCGCCACTACCAGCGTGGAGTCGGTCCGCACCTGCCGGGACAAGGCTGCCAGCCGCGCCGCGTTCGCTGCCCACGGTGTTCCGTCGGCCCGGTCCACCGCGGCGAACTCCCTGGACGAGGCCCTCTCGGCAGCATCTGCCATCGGCTATCCGGTCGTCGTCAAGCCCGCCTCGGTCGGCGGCAGCATCGGCGTCATCAAGGCCGAGACGCAGGAGGACCTGGCCGACGCCTACGCATTCGCCACCCGCGGGGTCCAGCTCCACGGCGGAGACAACACCGTCGTCCTGGTCGAGGAGTACCTGTCCGGCGAGGAAGTCAGCGTCGAGTGCGTGACGTACCAGGGCGTGACCACCGCAGTCGCGGTGACCCGCAAGGAACTCGGGGCCGAGCCGCTGTTCGAGGAAATCGGCCACACCCTCACCGCCGGCGACCCGCTGCTGGAGACCGTCGCGCCCATCGCCTCGGCGGCGGTGAAGGCCACCGGCACCATGAACGGCATCCAGCACGTGGAACTGCGACTCACCCCCTCCGGACCGCGCGTAATCGAGGTCAACGCGAGGATCGGCGGGGACTGGATCGGCTGGGCGGTCTGGCGGGCAACGGGACTGTCCCTGCCGCGGATCGCCGCCGACCTGGCCGTCGGCTGGGCCCCCGACCTCACCCCCGCCCGGCACCAGGCCGTCGCCATCAAGGTCCTCTACGCCCCCGCCTCCGGCACCCTCGCCGAGCGGGCCATCGTCGGCGGGTTCACCGAGGCCGCCGGGTGGGTGCACGGCCCGGCCTGGCTGATGGAGGAAGGCGACGAAGTCCTCCTGCCGCCCGCAGGCGACCTCGACTCCGCCCGCATCGGCCTGTTCGCCACCCACGCCGCCACCCTCGAACTCGCCGTCGCGCGCCGCACGGTCACCGCGAACCACATAGCCGTCACCGTCACGGACAGCGGGCGGGAGTGA
- a CDS encoding IS110 family transposase, producing MLLIGDDWAEDHHDVELQDEAGRRLAAANLPEGVAGIARLHELIARHGGEGLEPEEVVVGIETDRGSWVQALIASGYQVYAINPRQVVRFKERYASSGAKSDKGDAHALADMVRLDRAQLRPVAGDSEQAQAVKVVARAHQSLIWERTRTFHRLRTTLREYFPAALNAYADLTLTSTDALELLIKAPTPSAAAKLNRTQITAVLARHRRHNRDAKATAIRTALREPQLGLPDPVTTAYATTTTAHARLLIALNEQIAAMEGQVKAHFLAHPDAEIYLSMPGIAEITGARVLAEFGDDPTRYASAKARKNYAGTSPITRASGKSHHVQARYVRNNRLADALQTQAFSALRASPGARRYYDKQRAREVGYNPALRQVGNRLVGILHGCLKTRTLYDEATAWSHHAHPHTP from the coding sequence TTGCTGCTGATCGGTGACGACTGGGCCGAAGATCACCACGATGTCGAGCTCCAGGACGAGGCCGGCCGGAGGCTGGCCGCCGCGAACCTGCCCGAAGGAGTGGCAGGCATCGCCAGACTGCACGAACTCATCGCCCGTCACGGCGGCGAGGGCCTGGAACCGGAAGAGGTGGTGGTCGGGATCGAAACCGACCGCGGTTCATGGGTGCAGGCCCTGATCGCCTCCGGCTATCAGGTCTACGCGATCAACCCCCGCCAGGTAGTCCGCTTCAAGGAGCGGTACGCATCCTCCGGCGCCAAGAGCGACAAGGGCGACGCCCACGCGCTGGCCGACATGGTCCGCCTCGACCGGGCCCAGCTGCGGCCAGTGGCGGGCGACAGCGAACAGGCCCAGGCCGTCAAGGTCGTCGCCCGCGCCCACCAGAGCCTCATCTGGGAACGCACCCGCACCTTCCACCGGTTGCGCACCACGCTGCGGGAGTACTTCCCCGCCGCCCTGAACGCCTACGCGGACCTGACCCTGACCAGCACGGACGCACTGGAACTGCTGATCAAGGCACCCACACCGTCAGCGGCTGCGAAGCTGAACCGCACCCAGATCACGGCCGTCCTGGCCCGCCACCGCCGCCACAACCGCGACGCGAAGGCCACCGCCATCCGCACCGCTCTGCGCGAACCACAGCTCGGCCTGCCCGATCCGGTCACCACCGCCTACGCGACCACCACCACGGCCCACGCACGACTGCTGATCGCGCTGAACGAGCAGATCGCCGCGATGGAAGGGCAGGTGAAGGCGCATTTTCTGGCGCACCCGGACGCTGAGATCTACCTCTCGATGCCCGGCATCGCGGAGATCACCGGCGCCCGGGTGCTCGCCGAGTTCGGAGACGACCCCACCCGCTACGCCAGCGCGAAGGCCCGCAAGAACTACGCCGGCACCAGCCCCATCACCCGGGCCTCCGGCAAGAGCCACCACGTCCAGGCCCGCTACGTGCGCAACAACCGCCTCGCCGACGCCCTCCAGACCCAGGCGTTCTCTGCCCTGCGGGCCTCACCCGGAGCCCGCCGCTACTACGACAAACAACGCGCTCGCGAAGTCGGCTACAACCCCGCCCTCCGCCAGGTCGGCAACCGCCTCGTCGGCATCCTCCACGGCTGCCTCAAAACCCGCACCCTTTACGACGAAGCGACCGCCTGGTCCCACCACGCCCACCCCCACACCCCTTGA
- a CDS encoding DUF317 domain-containing protein: MSRQQQWTGWGQAQQAEQHYLIEPRYLAGGGDLRHVSEFLRASGWKDITPKSGTTLAFDSPDQMVRVAYQPPGGWQIHGAAQGHQPAWQVTLTPQTPVEIVAGLTDALTKPRSAHAPNVWAPLTEKSWSMQQDDYFVAQSPDRHAVVQYVKAGGDGSQDHWWVGARNEHGPVWNVQATASTPLNLMQSLTTALADPEPVMRPRGHVPLSNRIRVTSVSVRPDQLGAWQQARLSAARAATWGRNWVSSRARTSKAPGYARTR; encoded by the coding sequence GTGAGCCGACAGCAGCAGTGGACCGGCTGGGGTCAGGCCCAGCAAGCTGAGCAGCACTACTTGATCGAACCGCGCTACCTGGCCGGCGGCGGCGACCTGCGGCATGTCAGCGAGTTCCTGCGCGCTTCGGGCTGGAAGGACATCACCCCCAAGTCCGGCACGACGCTCGCCTTCGACTCGCCCGACCAGATGGTGCGCGTCGCCTACCAGCCGCCTGGCGGCTGGCAGATCCACGGCGCCGCCCAGGGACATCAGCCGGCCTGGCAGGTCACCCTCACCCCGCAGACCCCGGTGGAGATCGTCGCGGGCCTGACCGACGCACTCACCAAGCCGCGCTCGGCACACGCCCCGAACGTGTGGGCGCCGCTCACCGAGAAGTCGTGGAGCATGCAGCAGGACGACTACTTCGTAGCCCAGAGCCCCGACCGGCACGCCGTCGTGCAGTACGTCAAAGCCGGCGGTGACGGCAGCCAGGACCACTGGTGGGTCGGCGCCCGCAACGAGCACGGGCCCGTGTGGAACGTGCAGGCCACCGCGAGCACCCCGCTGAACCTGATGCAGTCCCTGACCACGGCCCTGGCCGACCCGGAGCCGGTGATGCGCCCGCGCGGACACGTCCCGCTCAGCAACCGGATTCGCGTGACCTCCGTGTCCGTGCGCCCCGACCAGCTCGGCGCCTGGCAGCAGGCCCGCCTCTCCGCCGCCCGCGCCGCCACCTGGGGCCGCAACTGGGTCTCATCCCGTGCCCGGACCAGCAAGGCACCCGGCTATGCAAGAACCCGATGA
- a CDS encoding relaxase/mobilization nuclease: protein MIIEVHSRDVTADEALAEALGREISVQEGLTTEPGGTVVAHWNRLDHYTDDDRIWESATWADHLADPALEHPLVSGPDGDRRAILHITAHLHPLDRELKHAEWSEIGYRIARVAGIAPPGGDAACRWIAVQGQPGRLDVIANLIRADGTWSTPPRRLLQALVTEARNIAADLLLHSIPQQRSGPQNPPAGPAVTASPRVPTATSPLAGILRQLAAEQSGPIAAVRQLVEEVGRQAAALPGDQTDAAARDLFWAARRLYGLQEQLGEIASRLQPPAPPAPVAPTLPVQAATSARAMPR from the coding sequence ATGATCATTGAAGTCCACTCCCGCGACGTGACCGCCGACGAAGCCCTCGCAGAGGCGCTCGGCCGCGAGATCAGCGTGCAGGAGGGCCTGACCACCGAGCCCGGCGGCACAGTGGTGGCCCACTGGAACCGGCTGGACCACTACACCGACGACGACCGGATATGGGAGTCGGCGACGTGGGCCGACCATCTCGCCGACCCGGCACTGGAACACCCACTCGTCTCCGGGCCCGACGGCGACCGGCGTGCGATCCTCCACATCACCGCACACCTGCACCCGCTGGACCGGGAGTTGAAACACGCAGAGTGGTCCGAGATCGGCTATCGGATCGCCCGTGTCGCCGGGATCGCGCCACCCGGCGGCGACGCGGCATGCCGGTGGATCGCCGTCCAGGGCCAGCCCGGCCGCCTGGACGTGATCGCCAACCTGATCCGCGCCGACGGCACCTGGAGCACCCCTCCCCGCCGACTCCTGCAGGCCCTGGTCACCGAGGCGCGAAACATCGCGGCCGACCTCCTTCTGCACTCCATCCCCCAGCAGCGTTCCGGCCCCCAGAACCCGCCAGCCGGCCCGGCGGTCACCGCCTCCCCGCGGGTGCCGACCGCGACCAGCCCGCTCGCGGGAATCCTGCGGCAACTCGCCGCCGAGCAGTCCGGCCCGATCGCCGCCGTGCGCCAGCTCGTGGAGGAGGTCGGCCGACAGGCCGCCGCACTGCCCGGCGACCAAACCGACGCCGCGGCAAGGGACTTGTTCTGGGCAGCCCGCCGCCTGTACGGGCTGCAGGAGCAGCTGGGCGAGATCGCCTCGCGACTCCAGCCTCCCGCACCTCCGGCCCCCGTTGCGCCGACACTGCCCGTGCAGGCAGCCACCTCAGCCCGTGCGATGCCCCGGTGA
- a CDS encoding AAA family ATPase, with the protein MARLLADRPADTLTIGDMARQLGHSHGAVRNAALTLVRRGEADQGGTGQPEFRANGKTAAAAQTAVISPPGTHSPRAQAATARTTSPAAATPRQTGPIRRAGGQLYHPRELADLPDVEALNRLRDADVPVLLYGPPGTGKTSLVEAAFPDLLTVAGDGDTTVGDLIGEYTQDDAGAYVFQYGPLVTAMTEGRALLIDDATLISPKVLAALYPAMDGRRQIQVKAHKGETIKAEPGFYVVAGHNPGVHGAVLTEALASRFSVQIQIGTDYDLALALRIDARVVRVARHLARQVELGELGWAPQLRELLSYQKTEAVLGTKAALANLVGIAPLEDRDAVAAAVIKAVGVKEVAPLTLGKQLSASAVRQPPGITGSAHRGRSR; encoded by the coding sequence GTGGCCCGACTGCTGGCCGACCGGCCGGCGGACACGCTCACCATCGGGGACATGGCCAGGCAGCTGGGCCACTCCCACGGCGCCGTCCGCAACGCCGCCCTCACCCTGGTGCGACGCGGCGAGGCCGACCAAGGCGGAACCGGACAACCGGAGTTCCGGGCGAACGGGAAGACCGCCGCAGCCGCGCAGACCGCTGTGATCAGCCCACCGGGCACCCACTCTCCCCGCGCCCAGGCGGCCACGGCCCGCACGACCAGTCCCGCAGCAGCCACGCCCAGGCAGACCGGCCCGATCCGCCGCGCGGGGGGCCAGCTCTACCACCCCCGGGAGCTGGCCGACCTGCCCGACGTCGAGGCGTTGAACCGCTTGCGCGACGCCGACGTGCCGGTGCTGCTCTACGGCCCTCCGGGCACCGGCAAGACGAGTCTGGTCGAGGCGGCGTTCCCGGACCTACTCACCGTCGCCGGTGACGGCGACACCACGGTCGGCGACTTGATCGGCGAGTACACACAGGACGACGCGGGAGCCTACGTCTTCCAGTACGGTCCGCTGGTCACCGCGATGACCGAGGGCCGCGCCCTGCTGATCGACGATGCCACCTTGATCTCACCGAAGGTCCTGGCGGCGCTGTATCCCGCGATGGACGGGCGCAGGCAGATCCAGGTCAAGGCCCACAAGGGCGAGACCATCAAGGCCGAGCCGGGCTTCTACGTGGTGGCGGGCCACAATCCCGGCGTCCACGGGGCGGTGTTGACGGAGGCGCTCGCGAGCCGGTTCAGCGTGCAGATCCAGATCGGCACGGACTATGACCTCGCCCTGGCGCTGAGGATAGATGCCCGGGTGGTCCGGGTCGCCCGACACCTCGCCCGCCAGGTCGAGCTCGGCGAGCTGGGCTGGGCCCCCCAACTGCGCGAGCTGCTCAGCTACCAGAAGACCGAGGCCGTCCTCGGCACCAAGGCCGCGCTCGCGAACCTGGTCGGCATCGCTCCTCTGGAGGATCGTGACGCCGTCGCCGCTGCCGTCATCAAGGCTGTCGGGGTCAAGGAGGTCGCTCCCCTCACCCTCGGCAAGCAGCTTTCCGCCTCGGCCGTCCGGCAGCCCCCGGGCATCACCGGCTCCGCGCACCGGGGCCGCTCGCGATGA
- a CDS encoding glycosyltransferase family 2 protein has protein sequence MDRTPEKSLSAPQITVVIATQLRPERLPYLQEMHASLTRQTVPWEAVLVLDGADPALVPAPITADPRIRTLALPRPVGAACARNLGLNEVRTEFVNWADDDDVFPDWSLGVRLETFTDELGWVAGYSEDWLPDRSRRLWECPAPPGYHAAGDVVTYWPRPQDTIPVGPTTILARTRLVRAAGGMGGLVQGEDYMAAVGVTALGPGVLLPLPVYRYRKHDGQMTRGEQYEELELAARRHAHAFGHGLRNALASRA, from the coding sequence ATGGACCGCACTCCGGAGAAATCTCTGTCCGCCCCGCAGATCACCGTCGTCATCGCCACCCAGCTCCGCCCCGAGCGCCTGCCCTACCTGCAGGAGATGCACGCCAGCCTCACCCGGCAGACCGTGCCCTGGGAGGCAGTCCTCGTCCTCGACGGCGCCGACCCCGCCCTCGTGCCTGCCCCGATCACCGCCGACCCCCGGATCCGGACCCTCGCCCTGCCTCGCCCGGTCGGCGCCGCCTGCGCCCGCAACCTCGGCCTGAACGAGGTGCGCACCGAGTTCGTGAACTGGGCCGACGACGATGACGTCTTCCCCGACTGGAGCCTGGGCGTACGTCTGGAGACCTTCACCGACGAGCTCGGGTGGGTCGCCGGATACAGCGAGGACTGGCTGCCGGACCGCTCCCGGCGCCTGTGGGAATGCCCGGCCCCGCCCGGCTATCACGCCGCCGGCGACGTGGTGACGTACTGGCCCCGGCCGCAGGACACCATCCCCGTCGGGCCGACGACCATCCTGGCCCGCACCCGCCTCGTGCGCGCGGCGGGCGGCATGGGCGGACTCGTCCAGGGCGAGGACTACATGGCAGCCGTCGGCGTCACCGCGCTGGGCCCCGGCGTGCTGCTCCCGCTGCCCGTCTACCGGTACCGCAAGCACGACGGTCAGATGACCCGCGGCGAGCAGTACGAGGAGCTGGAGCTGGCCGCCCGCCGCCATGCCCACGCGTTCGGGCACGGCCTGCGCAACGCCCTCGCCAGCCGGGCGTGA
- a CDS encoding ATP-binding protein yields the protein MSHRREASATPLFTPQGIGRAQRRALRKQTARAEARARAAAGPSSEQQPAEAVYPEAAYPPAGRPGPFSARGSRLKLPAHRMTTAVASAAYPFLAEGGLGADGIYIGKDLHAEGSFTFDPFELYGKVEGFTNPNVLLAGVIGQGKSALAKSLALRSVAFGYRVYVPCDPKGEWTAVAHALGGASIALGPGLPGRLNPLDAPPRPPSVPEAEWEGEVRKRRLLLLGSLARTVLGRDLLPMEHTVLDVALGTAVARAAASGRPPLLGDVAHALADGPGLDLAGGLLAGRLGDAARDLAHAMRRLVFGDLAGMFDAPSTTAFDPYRPMLSIDLSRLGGTDDSALVLAMTCASAWMEAALTDPYGGRRWVVYDEAWRLMRHPALLMRMQAQWKLSRGLGIANLMVIHRLSDLLTAGDAGSQSRALAEGLLADCSTRVIYRQETDQLAAAAGLLGLTSVESGALSHLTRGRGLWKVAGRSFVVQHQLHPAELQLFDTDARMH from the coding sequence TTGTCCCACCGCCGAGAAGCCAGCGCGACCCCCCTGTTCACGCCACAAGGCATCGGCCGGGCCCAGCGCCGCGCCCTGCGCAAGCAGACCGCCCGCGCCGAGGCCCGCGCCCGCGCCGCCGCCGGCCCCAGCTCCGAGCAGCAGCCCGCCGAGGCCGTCTACCCCGAGGCGGCCTACCCACCCGCAGGGCGGCCGGGCCCCTTCTCCGCCCGCGGCAGCCGCCTCAAGCTCCCCGCCCACCGCATGACCACCGCCGTTGCGAGCGCCGCCTACCCCTTCCTCGCCGAAGGCGGACTCGGCGCCGACGGCATCTACATCGGCAAAGACCTCCACGCGGAGGGCAGTTTCACGTTCGACCCCTTCGAGCTGTACGGAAAGGTCGAGGGCTTCACCAATCCCAACGTGCTGCTGGCCGGTGTGATCGGGCAGGGGAAGTCCGCGCTCGCCAAGAGCCTGGCGCTGCGCTCCGTCGCCTTCGGGTACCGGGTGTACGTGCCGTGCGACCCGAAGGGGGAATGGACGGCCGTCGCCCACGCCCTGGGCGGGGCGTCCATCGCCCTCGGGCCCGGGCTCCCCGGCAGGCTGAACCCGCTGGACGCGCCTCCCCGGCCTCCCTCGGTACCGGAGGCGGAGTGGGAGGGGGAGGTGCGCAAGCGCCGCCTGCTGCTGCTCGGCTCCCTGGCGCGTACGGTCCTCGGCCGCGACCTGCTGCCGATGGAGCACACCGTCCTAGACGTCGCGCTCGGCACCGCCGTCGCCCGGGCTGCGGCGTCCGGCAGGCCCCCGCTGCTCGGCGACGTCGCCCACGCCCTCGCCGACGGGCCGGGTCTCGACCTGGCCGGCGGTCTGCTGGCCGGGCGCCTCGGAGACGCAGCCCGCGACCTCGCCCACGCCATGCGCCGACTGGTCTTCGGTGACCTGGCCGGGATGTTCGACGCTCCCTCCACCACGGCCTTCGACCCGTACCGGCCCATGCTGTCCATCGACCTCTCACGCCTGGGCGGCACCGACGACTCCGCCCTCGTGCTCGCCATGACCTGCGCCTCCGCCTGGATGGAGGCAGCCCTCACCGACCCGTACGGCGGCCGGAGATGGGTGGTTTACGACGAGGCGTGGCGATTGATGAGGCATCCGGCACTCCTGATGCGCATGCAGGCCCAGTGGAAGCTGAGCCGCGGCCTGGGCATCGCGAACTTGATGGTGATCCACCGGCTGTCCGACCTGCTCACCGCGGGCGACGCCGGCAGCCAGAGCCGGGCCCTGGCCGAGGGCCTGCTGGCCGACTGCTCCACCCGCGTGATCTACCGGCAGGAGACCGACCAGCTCGCAGCCGCCGCCGGACTCCTCGGTCTGACCAGCGTCGAATCCGGAGCGCTGTCCCACCTGACCAGGGGCCGCGGTCTGTGGAAGGTCGCAGGTCGAAGTTTCGTGGTTCAGCACCAGTTGCACCCCGCTGAACTGCAACTTTTCGATACAGACGCCCGTATGCACTGA
- a CDS encoding DUF6238 family protein — protein sequence MSPDEHPVGDAHPYLRAATAGLRHHTRLLATRASQPSDRHHLDTLHAHLTDLHRLLDQLAEHTQPERPASGRHLATAHTRLWQAADAVHAAFHLLPAASDGTGCHPERLPDGPPVLTICQRHLAASHVVRRKTTPADLAS from the coding sequence TTGTCCCCTGACGAACACCCCGTCGGCGACGCCCACCCGTACCTCCGGGCGGCCACCGCCGGCCTTCGCCACCACACCCGCCTCCTCGCCACCCGTGCCAGTCAGCCAAGCGACCGACACCACCTCGACACCCTCCACGCCCACCTCACCGACCTGCACCGCCTCCTGGACCAGCTCGCCGAGCACACCCAGCCCGAACGACCCGCCTCTGGACGGCACCTGGCCACGGCCCACACCCGCCTGTGGCAGGCAGCCGACGCCGTCCACGCCGCCTTCCACCTGCTCCCCGCCGCGTCTGACGGCACCGGCTGCCACCCAGAGCGGCTCCCGGACGGCCCGCCCGTGCTGACCATCTGCCAGCGGCACCTCGCCGCCTCCCACGTAGTGCGGCGCAAGACCACCCCCGCCGACCTCGCGTCCTGA